A stretch of the Enterobacter mori genome encodes the following:
- a CDS encoding AraC family transcriptional regulator: MSINRQNSANPDNAAALIVGQTEICEPYTTAQHSHQRHQLIYATRGVVHMSTAVGEWILPPSRALWISGGTKHALTVKRPAEINILYIDPVIYPFTSFAQCCVVEVTALVRELIATCSQHAWDYETNTPEYRLSAVLIDQIKKLDLSPLDLNLPRDERALRVVELLKKDPGNRDPLNVLAREVGASARTIERLFSKETHLSFGAWRHRHRMLFAVERLAYGENVTRVALEAGYESSSSFIASFRAMFGTTPSRYFRFESAASN, from the coding sequence ATGTCGATAAATCGCCAAAATTCAGCTAACCCTGATAATGCTGCTGCTCTGATCGTAGGTCAGACAGAAATTTGTGAACCTTACACAACGGCACAACATAGCCATCAGCGGCATCAATTGATTTATGCCACCCGTGGGGTGGTTCATATGTCTACTGCTGTTGGGGAGTGGATCTTGCCACCGAGTCGTGCGCTATGGATCAGCGGCGGCACTAAGCATGCACTTACGGTCAAGCGCCCGGCAGAAATCAATATTCTTTATATTGACCCAGTTATCTATCCATTCACTAGCTTTGCTCAATGTTGTGTCGTTGAGGTCACCGCCCTGGTACGGGAGTTGATTGCAACCTGTTCCCAACATGCCTGGGATTATGAAACTAATACGCCTGAATACAGGCTTTCTGCAGTCTTGATCGACCAGATCAAAAAGCTTGATCTCTCTCCGCTTGATTTGAATCTTCCCAGAGATGAGCGCGCGCTGAGAGTGGTAGAGCTCTTAAAAAAAGACCCGGGAAACCGGGATCCTCTTAACGTGCTCGCTCGCGAAGTGGGGGCGAGTGCACGTACGATTGAGCGCCTTTTCTCAAAGGAAACGCATCTATCTTTTGGCGCATGGAGACACCGTCACCGTATGCTGTTCGCCGTCGAAAGGCTGGCTTACGGTGAAAATGTCACCCGAGTCGCACTTGAGGCAGGCTATGAATCATCCTCAAGCTTTATTGCCTCTTTTCGGGCGATGTTTGGCACTACGCCATCGCGCTATTTCCGATTTGAATCAGCGGCTTCGAATTAG
- a CDS encoding MFS transporter, protein MSQNESNVDSINDAQLAKKLSSAKWSTRVAFFIAGFSLSCWAPLVPYAQQRIHADSAMLGSILLCLGLGAVVGMPTAGGLAGKVGSKKIILAGACGLFIALPLLAMVSTPIALGLTLLLFGASIGATDVAANIHGTEVQNAAGRPMMSGFHGFYSIGGLAGASFVTLLIASGLDIKIAAGAAALVVLISISLAASGFFTNRSTEDHPLFVMPKGKVIGIGVLAMIIFLAEGAMLDWGAIFLIQVKNVAAGVAGTGYVVFAIAMALSRFIGDRVVTIMGEKSMLLSGVVLTAIGIYLATVFNTYEWVLAAMAVAGFAAGNVVPVLFSLAGRQKSMPATLAISAASILGYLGVLLGPALIGYAAHFIGLTNAFISLSVVVLLSASIVTVVMSKTEDN, encoded by the coding sequence ATGAGTCAAAATGAAAGCAACGTTGATAGCATCAACGACGCTCAGCTTGCTAAAAAGCTGAGTTCCGCGAAATGGTCTACACGTGTAGCATTTTTTATAGCAGGTTTTAGCCTCTCCTGCTGGGCACCTTTAGTACCTTATGCTCAACAACGGATCCATGCTGATTCTGCCATGTTGGGTTCAATTCTTCTTTGCCTGGGACTTGGTGCCGTGGTTGGTATGCCTACTGCGGGTGGGCTCGCAGGTAAAGTCGGCAGCAAAAAAATAATCCTTGCGGGTGCGTGTGGTTTATTTATTGCTTTGCCATTACTTGCAATGGTTTCTACACCAATAGCACTGGGCCTGACCTTGCTTCTTTTCGGAGCGTCAATTGGCGCAACGGACGTCGCAGCTAACATTCATGGCACTGAAGTACAGAATGCAGCTGGCCGTCCAATGATGTCTGGCTTTCACGGCTTCTACAGTATCGGCGGACTTGCGGGCGCAAGCTTTGTTACGTTACTGATTGCTTCAGGACTGGATATCAAAATCGCCGCTGGTGCAGCCGCGCTGGTTGTATTGATTAGTATCTCTTTAGCTGCATCGGGTTTTTTCACCAACCGCTCGACAGAAGATCATCCACTTTTCGTGATGCCAAAAGGCAAGGTTATTGGGATCGGTGTGCTCGCAATGATTATTTTCCTTGCGGAAGGAGCCATGCTTGACTGGGGAGCTATCTTCCTGATTCAAGTGAAAAACGTGGCAGCTGGTGTGGCAGGAACAGGATATGTGGTGTTTGCAATCGCTATGGCGTTAAGCCGCTTTATCGGCGACCGCGTGGTTACCATTATGGGTGAAAAATCCATGCTCCTTTCCGGAGTGGTATTAACCGCTATTGGTATCTACCTTGCGACTGTTTTCAACACTTACGAGTGGGTTCTTGCTGCAATGGCAGTGGCTGGTTTTGCTGCCGGTAATGTCGTCCCTGTACTGTTTTCTTTGGCTGGGCGTCAAAAATCGATGCCAGCAACACTGGCTATATCAGCAGCAAGTATTCTCGGGTACCTGGGGGTATTGCTTGGGCCAGCGTTGATTGGTTATGCAGCGCATTTTATTGGTCTGACGAATGCTTTCATTTCACTCAGCGTCGTTGTTCTGCTTTCAGCTTCCATAGTTACAGTAGTTATGTCGAAAACAGAAGATAACTAA
- a CDS encoding MFS transporter, which yields MNSSKTVTADPVHIPKIAKTSFKILGAISAAHLLNDMIQSLLLALYPLLQPEFSLSFVQIGLITLTFQVTSSLLQPLIGIYTDKYPQPRSLPVGMGFTLVGLIMLSLAQTYPELLIAAALVGTGSSVFHPESSRVARMASGGRHGLAQSLFQVGGNLGSALGPLLAAIIIAPYGKSHVAWFVLAALLAMIILMQVSRWYRVQTKNTGPANAAREISPFPRKTIITGISVLLILIFSKFVYMSSLSSYYTFYLINKFNLPVQKAQLYLFAFLFAAAAGTVIGGPLGDRFGRKKVIWCSILGAAPFSLFLPYLNLEMTCLFTIIIGLVLSSAFSAILVFAQELVPGRIGMISGLFFGFAFGMGGLGAAGLGVIADHSGIGTVFQLCSFLPLIGLMTVFLPKKE from the coding sequence ATGAACTCAAGTAAAACCGTCACTGCCGATCCAGTACACATTCCTAAAATAGCGAAGACGTCATTCAAAATATTGGGGGCAATAAGCGCAGCTCATTTATTGAATGACATGATACAGTCGCTACTCCTGGCTCTGTATCCATTGCTACAGCCTGAGTTTTCACTCAGCTTTGTGCAGATTGGCCTGATTACATTAACGTTTCAGGTCACGTCTTCCCTGTTGCAACCTCTTATTGGCATTTATACTGATAAATATCCACAACCGCGTTCTTTACCTGTCGGGATGGGATTTACACTCGTAGGTCTGATTATGCTTTCATTAGCTCAAACCTATCCTGAATTACTGATTGCGGCTGCTTTAGTAGGTACCGGTTCGTCTGTATTCCATCCCGAATCGTCAAGAGTAGCAAGAATGGCTTCAGGCGGCAGACACGGGCTGGCTCAGTCACTATTCCAGGTCGGGGGTAATCTTGGTAGCGCTTTAGGGCCCTTACTGGCTGCGATAATTATTGCACCGTACGGCAAAAGTCATGTGGCATGGTTTGTGCTGGCAGCCTTGCTAGCTATGATTATTTTAATGCAGGTTAGCCGATGGTACAGGGTACAGACTAAAAACACAGGGCCTGCAAATGCTGCACGTGAAATATCACCTTTCCCGAGAAAAACGATTATCACTGGCATCAGTGTCTTGCTGATATTGATATTTTCCAAGTTTGTATACATGTCAAGCTTGAGTAGTTACTACACCTTCTATCTCATCAACAAGTTTAATTTGCCTGTGCAAAAGGCACAGCTCTATCTTTTTGCTTTTCTGTTTGCAGCTGCAGCCGGAACGGTAATTGGAGGGCCACTAGGGGATCGCTTCGGAAGGAAAAAGGTTATATGGTGTTCAATCCTGGGTGCTGCGCCATTTAGTCTTTTCCTGCCATATCTGAACCTGGAAATGACCTGCTTATTTACAATTATAATTGGTCTGGTACTTTCATCTGCATTTTCAGCAATATTAGTATTTGCTCAGGAACTTGTACCTGGCCGCATTGGTATGATCTCGGGTTTGTTCTTTGGGTTTGCATTTGGCATGGGTGGACTTGGTGCTGCAGGGCTAGGTGTTATAGCTGATCATTCTGGAATCGGCACGGTCTTCCAACTATGTTCTTTCCTGCCTCTGATTGGATTAATGACAGTATTTTTGCCAAAGAAAGAGTGA
- a CDS encoding transcriptional repressor — translation MFINLNAQEVVVVNTIDIAGEERLTAMDVYNSLQSSNKIAQSTVYNILRRLVHKGVLIKVLTLSNDAFYEIKKIKRSKHISYIYPRKITELTDTRLDTLISQIAAELDAKMLDYEISLILK, via the coding sequence ATGTTTATAAATTTAAATGCTCAAGAGGTTGTGGTTGTAAATACCATCGATATAGCTGGAGAGGAAAGATTAACAGCCATGGATGTTTATAATTCTCTACAGTCAAGTAATAAAATCGCGCAGTCTACCGTGTATAATATACTCAGGCGTCTGGTACATAAAGGAGTGCTAATAAAAGTACTAACTTTATCTAACGATGCTTTTTATGAAATCAAAAAAATAAAAAGGAGTAAGCATATCTCTTACATCTATCCAAGAAAGATCACTGAACTTACTGATACTCGCCTTGATACCTTAATAAGTCAAATTGCCGCTGAGCTTGATGCGAAAATGCTGGATTATGAAATATCTTTAATTCTTAAGTAG
- a CDS encoding transcriptional repressor, whose product MKKATIYDQMIFKVINELDTGDFTVTEIFKFCLAKGYDIPQSMIYKAVANLVKLGKIQKITSNERSCRYEKCDEGKNVKLICTKCHKELKIHDKRIDGLLVTIASENKRKVAESNLKIYVSHISRICQHD is encoded by the coding sequence ATGAAAAAAGCGACAATATATGATCAAATGATATTCAAAGTAATTAATGAACTAGATACAGGAGACTTTACCGTTACAGAAATATTCAAATTTTGCTTAGCAAAAGGATATGATATACCACAATCAATGATATATAAAGCGGTCGCAAACCTTGTTAAATTAGGAAAAATACAAAAAATAACAAGTAATGAAAGATCTTGTCGCTACGAAAAATGTGACGAAGGTAAAAATGTAAAACTCATTTGCACTAAATGCCATAAAGAACTAAAGATTCACGACAAGAGAATAGATGGGTTGTTAGTGACAATAGCAAGTGAAAACAAGAGGAAAGTTGCAGAAAGCAATCTGAAAATATATGTATCTCATATTAGCCGCATATGTCAACATGACTGA